GGACATGTTGATTGTTGCTAcagagagataccctcctgttgGTTTaccctccaaccctgctcctagAGAAACACCTTACCAGGGGGGGgtagatctccaggagcagggtttgaTTGTTACCCTCCAGGGGGGgtagatctccaggagcagggtttgaCTGTTACCCTCCAGGGGGgtagatctccaggagcagggtttgaGTGTTGCCCTCCAGGGGGgtagatctccaggagcagggtttggGTGTTGCCCTACAGGGGGgtagatctccaggagcagggtttgaGTGTTGCCCTCCAGGGGGgtagatctccaggagcagggtttgaGTGTTGCCCTCCAGGGGGgtagatctccaggagcagggtttggGTGTTGCCCTACAGGGGGgtagatctccaggagcagggtttggGTGTTGCCCTACAGGGGGgtagatctccaggagcagggcggGTGGGGCAGCCCGGCTGTGGTGTCAGTTCTGCATAACATCTTTAGTTGCCATCCTGCAGACAACGGCGTCCAGTAGACTACCACACTCCTGGGGGGGGACTTTgtagagctggagggaggaggcgagaggagaggaacaggaggaggaaagaggaaagaagagggagagataaaaggCAGAACCATAATTTGTCTCTGAATTGATCATTCCATTTTATACTTCATTGATCAAACACAGAAACGTCTGTCCAGCTAGCTACCCACTGACACACCAACCTTCTTGATCTTGGCCGAGTCTGTCAGAGAGGAGACGTCCTCCACGGGGATCTGCTGCCCTGCTACCATGGCAACCACGTCAGCTAGCAGCTGTGCGTCCTCCCCCTCGTGCACCAGCACCACGAGGACGCACTCGTCTCTGTCCGAGATACCGAACCTTTTAAACGCCTCGGAGATCTACAGAGAAAGGAGACAGAACGAAAGGCCTGCAGTTACACAAAACAATACAAGAATGACAATTGCTGTGCTTACGCAATATGTACTATATAGATGTACACTACACACTTACACCATTAGTAGGTAGAAGATTGAAAATGATTTCTGAATACAAGCTCTTGGTCTTCATCTTTCCGATCTTGTGCAAGTGAACAGCCTTGTTCGTAGCTATGAGCACTTGGAACGGATCCACAATCTAAGCATAGAGGCATTTAGGTTaactacatcaacatacagtaAGTCATTATCACATGCCTAAACAACTTAAATAGCAACGTTAACTTCAAAGTTAATTTAACTTAAAAATATGACTATTGTATTATTATTCCTAAGCTTGCTAGGTGACCTAGCTTGTTAGGTATCTACCTGTAAAACTTACCATCGTTGGGTTTATCAAGGCACCCTTGATTAGTCCATCAACTGCATTTTTTCTCAATTCTACGGCGTTTTTGACATCTTTAAAAAGTAACTGAGTCACGGTGAACTCCGGAAAGAGCTCAAGTTGTTGAGATAAATGCATCATTCAAAAGAAAACTAAAACGACTATGAGAAATGACGATAAACGTCTGACTAACATTTCGCTACACTTCCAGCAAGAAAATAGGGGGACCAGTAACAGTGTTGCACAGCTCGTCATTGGAAATGTTCCGCTTTTGAATTAATGGTCAACGAGAAACGGTCACAAGTTACTTATTATGTAGATATCATTATAATAACATTTACTCTAATACTGAACATTCATAGTCGGAATAATCGTATCACGATAGTTATTACTGATACCAATGATGTTTTGTTCGTATTTGGGAAAAAAACGCAAATGTTTTGTGCTTGCACGGAAGTTATATCAGTAAACGTTCCCCTTCGGAATATTTTCTTTTGACGGACCAGCCAGCAGTCGAAATCAAAACTCATCCGTTCGTCTGTGGACTGGGCGAAGTTGCTTTCATCTGCTTTATAATTTCTCGAATTAAATTATAGAATAGTATGTGAAGGTTAGTATTATGTATTGTGCACGGAATCGCAAAAGATAACGTTAGATATTTGGAGGCGGATTGTAGTAGGCTACGTCGTTCACTATGGAGAAATTCGAAGGGTACATTTTCACAGCTCTTTGCAGCACCAACTTTTTGGTTTCTTGTCTGCTGTTCTCCAAAATAACCCGAGAGCAGAGACAGCCGTATATGGATGAGATATTCCACGTCCCACAAGCCCAGAAATACTGTCACGGGAAATTCAACGAGGTACGGTATTCGTGTCTGTTTTTACTTGTTGCTATAGCCACCCTCTGTGCGTCGGATTAACAGTCTTCGAAATGGCGCGACAGATTGCAAGACCTTTTTTAACCTACATCTAAGCCCCATCATCCCCGACTTGTCTAGATCAGTCCATCATTAGTGCCCTTGTTCCTGAAAGCATTGTGTTGACAGACTAGCTAAAGTATCGGCCTAGCTAACTAACTCCGGTAGCATCTGTTACCACAGGCCTTCTGCTGTCATGCAGCGGGCTTTCCTCAAGCTATACGTTATAGTTTCCTATTTCGTTCATCCTCCTGTTAAACATCACACAGCACTGAGAGCCACAGAGTTGGCCCCATTTATACAACTAGGTATTTATCTGCGTGAGGCTTGTTTGCTGGCGGGTGAAATCAGACTGAATACTGCTCTCTGGTTCGCTATAAGGCTACTCTTGAGTCACATTGAACGAGTAcaatctttccttctctcaacctcccccttctccccccctccctctccagtggGACCCCATGATCACCACTCTCCCAGGTCTCTACCTGGTGACAGTAGGGGTGATTAAGCCCATGGTGTGGCTGGCCGACCTGTCGGGGAAGGTGGTGTGTTCCACTGCCATGCTCCGCTTCGTCAACCTGCTCTTCAACTGCGGCAACCTCTACCTGCTCTACCTTCTCACCTGCAAGCTGCACTTCAGGGACAAGGTAACCACGTTTAGAAACCAGAGAATATATGGAAACAAATACATGAAACACCAAATCAGATTCGATCGTCAGTGTTGGGTATGTTCTTGCCTTAGAACCAAATAAGTTCCTTGACTGACGTCCCAAAataccatcagaatcagaattttaTAGAATGCACTTTTGATTCTTGATCTTCTATGCtctatgtcgctttggataaaagctaaagTATGAAAATGTTACATGTAAACTAGCCGTGCCTTtgcctgctgtgtttgtgttgtttatttAGTTGTCGTTGTTGTTGTTCCAGCTGCACGGTGCACCCCGCAGGGTGCTGTCAGCCCTGTCGCTCTCCACCTTCCCTGTGCTCtacttcttcaacttcctctACTACACTGATGGCGGATCTACTTTCTTCATCCTGTTCGCCTACCTCATGACGCTGTACGGCTGCCACGGCGCCTCGGCACTCCTCGGAGTGTGCTCTGTGTTCTTCCGCCAGACCAACATCGTCTGGGTGGCGTTCTGCGCTGGCACGCTCGTGGCGAACAGGATGGACGAGGTCTGGAGGGCGGAACACAGCAAGAAGAAGGACGACAAGTCGCCCGGCACCCAggtccctctgtctgtcagcGGGGCGAGGAGAGTGATGCGTTTCCTGTTTGACTTCCTGACCTCGCCCCGCCAGCTGAGGGGCGTGCTGATGGTGGCGTGGCCGTATGGCGCCGTGGCGCTCCTCTTCGTGGCGTTCGTGCTTCTGAACGACGGCATCGTCGTGGGAGACCGCGGGAGCCACGAGGCGTGCCTCAACTTCCCCCAGCTCTTCTACTTCCTGTCCTtcgctctcttcttctccctccccgtGTCGCTGTGTCACCACCGCGCTCTGCGCTTCCTGCAGAGCGTGCGGAGGCGgcccctcctctacctgctcctgtccggcctggccctgctcctcgTCTGGAAGTTCACCTTCGTACACAAGTACCTCCTGGCCGACAACAGGCACTTCCCCTTCTACGTGTGGCGGCGTGTGTTCCAGAGGCACGCGGCCGTGCGCTTCCTCCTGGTTCCCGCCTACGTGTTCGCGGGCTGGAACCTTCTAGACTGCTTGCGCTCCCGCTCGCTCTTCTGGGTCCTGGCCTTCCTGGCCTGCCTGCTGGCTTCCTGTGTGCCCCAGAAGCTGCTGGAGTTCAGGTACTTCATCATCCCCTACCTGATGTTCCGCCTGCacatgcccctcccctccctgccccgccTCATGCTGGAGCTCTTCCTCCACGCGCTGATCAACGCCGCCACGCTCTACCTCTTCATCAACAACACCTTCCACTGGCCCAACAGCTCAGACGTACAGAGGTTCATGTGGTGAACCTGCTTCATGTCCCGCCCCCTTGCTGGGGCTCAGGACCAATCAGAACCCGGTGTGGAGGTACAGGACCGTCTCCAGGGAAACAGGGTTTGGTTGAGGTGAActgactcctcctccctgtggaacagatggatggaaggattcCTGTCACACTGTATAGACTCTGATCATTACTTTTTTTATTGCTTAATAATTGTGTTCTACTAGCACAGGAAGGGTAGTTTATGACCAACATTAagatttgagataaaattaatACAAATTGTTTTGGGGGTTGGTGAGGGaactttaaataaataaaatcaatACCCAACATCCTTGTGACCCTGGAGAGCTCCACCTTCCTGTATTTCCCTCAACCCCTGCTGTAGCTAACCTCATCCAACACATCAACTAGCTCATTAGAAGCAGGTGTGATAGATTAGCGTGGAAGCAGAAACCAACAGGAAGGTCTCTCCAGGAGAGTCTGGAAGAGCTGGGCTCAGAACCGAGACAGAGACCAAACTGACCAGTGATAAGACAAGGCaggaatgtgtgtttttgtaataaaaaaaatgctttaaaaacaaattacaatAAATCTTCAGTTTGCCATTTAAAAACACCCAAAAATTGTTCTACATTATAATTATACGTATATATAACTTGGTAGTCTGCTCTCTCACAGGAAATACATTCTTTGGGGAACCATTTGTTAATGTGTTGGGAACACTACAAACGCTCCAGAGAACCTTTTCTAGACAGGACCCGGACGACTTGCCTTTGATGAAACCTTGTTTCCAAAGGAACGTCGACAGAACAGCTACTCatcagaatcaggtgtgctgagtTTCGGTTCTACCGACAAGAGGCAGCCCTTCAATGGATTGGAGAAAGTCCTGGTTTAGACCTTTAAACACCGATAACGACAACGCTCTTTTTTAACACCAGTGAGGTCAGGGTCTCCAAATTGACGGCCGGTTTCcgttttgtttacatttgattTGTGAAGCGTCCACTTCCATTGAATATTGTTTCCACCTCTAACTGGAGAGATGACTTTCTGTGGCTCGCGCACGCCACGTGCACTAGTCACCTGTGTTTACGTTGACGTTAGTGACGACAGTCAAAAGTGACGTTGTGATGTAGGCCacaattagtattttttttggTCTTTCAATTTGAATCATCTAAATATCAGCCTTTCGCTCCCTTGATTAATGTGTGGGTGTTACCCGTTAACCGCATATTTGGATCTATTTctttcagtttgacagtattgCTTTGACAGTATTACTCAACTATTGCGGCCAGGTCCAATCTGTTTGTTATAATtagtttgatttttttttattattattttctttgacTGTTATCCGTTATTTTCCCGTCAGCGACCGAACCTGCCCGGTGTTCGAGTGATCCGCAATAAACGATTCTTGTCTAATGTTCAATGACTCCTAAATACCACTAGGTGGCGATACAATACCAGAGGATTTccctgtcttaacccttgtgctgccttcgggtcacatgacccaaaggttcataacgaaccatcgttgtgttaacccaattttacccaatacaaaaacaaataaaaataattttcttttaacctttgcaatgtggggggtctgagacagcccaacggttaaaagaaaatgcttcactttgtttttgtatgcggtaaagttgttgcaatacgacggtgggtcacaatgactgatgggtcagaatgacacgaagataacacaagggtttaaATGGCCCGCACGTCAGTGCTTCTGTTGGTGTGAGGCACCATAGGCGATTTTACCGCGGGTGTATGGGGTGCTGCACCCCTTACTGTTGGgatgaaaacatttacattttcaaattaatgtaaaaaaCTGATTTAATGTTTTTAGAACATTTTTAAGTGATGTCAGAGTTGTATGTTCTATCGTGGTTTGTTGTACTTTAATTAATTTGTAGATTTTAAGATCTAgtattaaaaaatataataatcactaccctttgcacccccatttttaaaacctagaatcacCTGTGTGGCACATTCGTAtttcgtgtgcgtgtgtgtgtacattctgcatgtttgtgtttttccatGTGTGTGCGTTCGACACGGAGCGTTTGCTCAGCAACAGTGGTGGTTAGCTGTGTGTCACCTGGTGTGTCAGCATTTCCCAtcactggagaaaaaaaaatcacttgAAACTGAAAATCGAAACCTTTGTCagactccatctcctctctcctgcagccctccGTGTCTCCAACCCCACCACCAACCCTGAGGAGCAGGCCGCAGGCCACCGCACCAGCATTTGTCATCCAACTATTCTTATCAGTATACAgcgtatacagtatataaccaCATGAGAACTAAGAACTAGCAGCTAGTGAGGACTGGTCCAGTAAGGTTCAGTCTTAGTCAGCAAGTTTCAGCACAGGAAGGTGCATTAGCAAACTCCTACACCCTGCTGcatggacaggaagtgacatcaggaCGAAAGCAGTGTAGAAAAAGCCGCAGTTGTACGGcttcgggggtggggggaagggagtTGAAAGGTCAATTCTGATTCATCCCAGCTTTCAGTTAAACCAACAGCAGCCACGAACAGCCCCATCACCCACCTAGCAAACATGCCGAGCTGGAAAAtgtgcaacagagagagagatgtagctaTGTCACCTTGTCTGCTTTTTGGCCCTGGTGCCGGGGAACCTGCCCTGCAGGTCCTAgaccaaccctgttcctgaaaAGCTACAATCCTGAACGTTTACATTCCAACTCTAAACCAGCAGACAGGATGTCAATGAAGATCAAGTTGATAAAATGAATCCTGTTTGTTGCAGCTgaggttggagtgtaaacctaccgGAGGGTAGATCTCCAGCAGCTGGGCTGGGCAGCCAcggtttagatgtttccctgctctaaCACACCTGCTTCAAATGAACTGGTCGTTATCATGATTCTGCAGAGCTTGATGAATCATCCAgtcatttgaaccaggtgtgtaGGAAGACTTGATCTTCATTGACATCCTGTCTGCTGGTTTAGAGTTGGAATGTAAACGTTCAGGATTGGGA
The nucleotide sequence above comes from Osmerus mordax isolate fOsmMor3 unplaced genomic scaffold, fOsmMor3.pri Scaffold_103, whole genome shotgun sequence. Encoded proteins:
- the LOC136939068 gene encoding EKC/KEOPS complex subunit TPRKB-like, with the protein product MMHLSQQLELFPEFTVTQLLFKDVKNAVELRKNAVDGLIKGALINPTMIVDPFQVLIATNKAVHLHKIGKMKTKSLYSEIIFNLLPTNGISEAFKRFGISDRDECVLVVLVHEGEDAQLLADVVAMVAGQQIPVEDVSSLTDSAKIKKLYKVPPQECGSLLDAVVCRMATKDVMQN
- the LOC136939066 gene encoding dol-P-Glc:Glc(2)Man(9)GlcNAc(2)-PP-Dol alpha-1,2-glucosyltransferase-like, which codes for MEKFEGYIFTALCSTNFLVSCLLFSKITREQRQPYMDEIFHVPQAQKYCHGKFNEWDPMITTLPGLYLVTVGVIKPMVWLADLSGKVVCSTAMLRFVNLLFNCGNLYLLYLLTCKLHFRDKLHGAPRRVLSALSLSTFPVLYFFNFLYYTDGGSTFFILFAYLMTLYGCHGASALLGVCSVFFRQTNIVWVAFCAGTLVANRMDEVWRAEHSKKKDDKSPGTQVPLSVSGARRVMRFLFDFLTSPRQLRGVLMVAWPYGAVALLFVAFVLLNDGIVVGDRGSHEACLNFPQLFYFLSFALFFSLPVSLCHHRALRFLQSVRRRPLLYLLLSGLALLLVWKFTFVHKYLLADNRHFPFYVWRRVFQRHAAVRFLLVPAYVFAGWNLLDCLRSRSLFWVLAFLACLLASCVPQKLLEFRYFIIPYLMFRLHMPLPSLPRLMLELFLHALINAATLYLFINNTFHWPNSSDVQRFMW